GTTGTAGAAATTGGTATAAATTTCATTGATTAGCTTAATTTGCATAGAGTGAGTAAATTTCACTAGAGATTATCATACATTACATTTAATAAGCACAAACTCTAAGAAGCATTCATTCCAAAACTGCAATTCAACATATTATACAATAGATCATAATAGTTAAATGGAGCTGCAACATCAACCCTATCTAACGCACGAGAGAAAAACATGAGAATcatggaaaagaaataaagaaaagaaaaaagtgaacCAAGTAAGAACCTAAAAGAAGAGCCTTCGAGAAGGCGGCTGATTAGCATTGACAGCCGAGGCTGATGAGCCGAGTGCCACCGGAGACTTGCTGCTGTTTAGGCTGCCTGCCTTCTCCAACAGCTTTGCTCCCCTCGGGTTAGTCAGAAGAGTCTTTTGAAATGACTGAGTGAACCCAGTTGCTATAATCGTTACATGTATCTCTCCATTATATCGCTCATCCACGACTGCACCAAATATAATATTTGCGGAAGGGTCTGCTAAACTCGTAACAACCTGGACGCCAAGGACCACAGAGAGAtttagagaaagaaagaaatgttgAAATGAGACGGATAAGTTAATGCAGTACCTGTGACACCCTATTTACTTCTTGAAGTGTTATATCCTTCCCACCAGTAATATTGTAAACAACTCCCGTAGCCGATTGAATGGAAGAGCCTATCAGTGGAGCCAGTGTTGCTTGCTCCGCTGCTTCTTCAGCCCGGTTCTTGCTAGAGGAAACGCCTACTCCCAGCATAGCAGTACCAGAATCCTTCATGACTGCCTTAACATCTGCAAAATCCACATTTACCAAACCAGGTATCTGCAAGAACAAGAAATTATTGAGTTCTATAATAGGTTAGAATATTGAACATGTTCTCATTACACGAACCTCAGCTAGGAATGAAGGtcctaaaatttcaatttttttaagaatatcTCCATGATGAATTTTGTAATCGGGAAAATCACAAAACCAATTATCTATTAAATAGAAAGGGTTGTCTCATATTCTGTTAAATGAGGGAAAGCACGAGACAGACTGAACAAGTGATAAGTTTGTGCATTAAGGATTGCTCTGTTAAGAGAAAGATATGTAATTGAAGCGCTACAAGTTCATATGAATTACTCACTGTGATTATGTCTGATATTCCTTGGACACCTTGACGGAGAACATCATCAGCTAGAAGGAAAGCATCTTGAAGGGGGGTCTGTTCATCAGCAATATCCAGGAGACGATCATTTGGAATCACTATAAGTGTATCCACATTTTTCTGCAGCTTTTCAATTGCTTCAAGAGCCTGGAACAGATCAAGATACAAAATAAGTGACTGACAGACaactttaaatttgataaGTGGATGATATCTTTGGTAAAAACCCATATTGATGAATCACTTTACAAAGCAACAATTTGCTAAATAAACTTCTGGTTTCCGCCTTTAAGCCAAATGTTGCATTCACAATAAGTAAATGATAAGTAATGCTTAAATTAAGCACAGTTTACACAAGGTATCCTCGTAACAATCACAGTCAAATACAAAAAGAAGCATACTATGAAATtgataacaataaaaaaaatattaaaacctTTGGGCATACACAGACCATCCAACAAGCAAATAACAAGCAAACCCAAAACATTTCAGCTTCTTGATGTATTTATATTCAAGCATTACTTACAGATTCCAAAACATGGGTCATCATTAGATACTTTGATTGTCTGGTAAAATTTATTCTCAAAAGTTACATGTACTCAGTATGATAATGTCCACAGGTATTAGAGCACGTCAAAGATCATGAGATCGTGACGTACAGGAACTAAAAGAAAGCAAATCAAATCCTTGTTgctcaaataaacaaaaacacCACCTACCTGATTGGATCGTTTACGTCCTTCAAAGCTGAACGGGTAGGTAACAACACCAACAGTCAAGTAGCCTGCTTCCTTAGCAATTTGTGCAACAACAGGAGCCGCACCCGAACCTGTACCACCACCCATCCCGGCAGTTATAAACACCATATCCGACCCCTTGAGGGAATTGGCAATCGCTTCCTTTGACTCCTCTGCAGCTTGTTCACCCAAAAGCGGGTTTCCACCGGTGCCTGCATTTCACCTCGTGTTAACCCAACATTCGACAATTTGACGCACAACACCATCAAAGAAGCCGACATcatacattatttaaaatccAAGATAATATCCTCCATCAATAGCATACACCAACACAGCAGTAGAATTAAGTTTTAGCAGTCAAAACAATTCAATTTGCAGAAATCGAGAGACGCTAACCAAGTCCACGAGTCAAAAGCTCCCCAATCTGAATAGGATTCTCCGCAGCAGATTGGAGAAGAGCTTGAGCATCTGTGTTTATGGCGTAGAAGTCCACTCCCTGTCACGAAACAAGACACACAACGCCAcattttaatcaaatcaaaGGGCTTCACATAATAAGCTAACATATCTTCagattttcaataaattaaacgAAACACACAAATGttaatcaataaatacataaaatactcctatcaaaaaggaaataggaaATTGACAAAGTAGGGTTGAGGCGAGAAAACCTGCAAGCCGCTGCCAATCATGCGATTGACGGCATTGTTGCCGCCGCCTCCGACGCCGACGACCTTAATTTTGGCGGACTCCATAGGTATGAAAGAGCAGTAAATCGCAGTGCGGTGGCGCTTGGAGGTGCAGGAATTTCTGGAGCGATACGCTGAAGAGATGTTGCAGCGCACATTTTTGCTTAGCAGCGGCGAAAAGGCGACGGAAATGTGAGCCATGGAAGAGTGAGAGTGTGACAATTCGGAAGGTGGGTTGGAAATTTGGAGGGTCGCCATTAATGGAAACTGG
The genomic region above belongs to Salvia hispanica cultivar TCC Black 2014 chromosome 3, UniMelb_Shisp_WGS_1.0, whole genome shotgun sequence and contains:
- the LOC125213475 gene encoding cell division protein FtsZ homolog 1, chloroplastic-like; its protein translation is MATLQISNPPSELSHSHSSMAHISVAFSPLLSKNVRCNISSAYRSRNSCTSKRHRTAIYCSFIPMESAKIKVVGVGGGGNNAVNRMIGSGLQGVDFYAINTDAQALLQSAAENPIQIGELLTRGLGTGGNPLLGEQAAEESKEAIANSLKGSDMVFITAGMGGGTGSGAAPVVAQIAKEAGYLTVGVVTYPFSFEGRKRSNQALEAIEKLQKNVDTLIVIPNDRLLDIADEQTPLQDAFLLADDVLRQGVQGISDIITIPGLVNVDFADVKAVMKDSGTAMLGVGVSSSKNRAEEAAEQATLAPLIGSSIQSATGVVYNITGGKDITLQEVNRVSQVVTSLADPSANIIFGAVVDERYNGEIHVTIIATGFTQSFQKTLLTNPRGAKLLEKAGSLNSSKSPVALGSSASAVNANQPPSRRLFF